The genomic window TATTGTTCATATCACCCACACCAAAATTCTGTTAATTTTTTACAGAAGGGGTACAGGAAAAAGCTAAAAATTTAATATGCCTTCCAGCGCATTACGCCAAATAGATGCGCGACCTGCCCGTCTTCATAACCAAGAGGTACAATGCAAGTTCTATACCGTACTTCCATTTTATGAGCGTTTACAAATTCACCCTCATCAATAACTGGCTGCTTTTTATCAAGAACTTCTTCTATTTTTTTCAGACTAGGAACTTTTGTGGTTGAAAGAAGACGAAGTGCCATATCAGGGTTATTTGGATCATCACCAAAAGCATCAACTAATTCCTTACCCATATAGCTATAGCGATAACCTATCCTTTTTACCACATCGTCAAGACTTATTAAGAAGCAATAATCCCATATATCAGCTATGTCAGATGGTTCTATTTCATTCTCCGCTGGAAACTGCCTATTTCCACGTAGTTTATTCCAATATTCCATCAAATCCTCGTGGCAGCGATGATGAAGACAAACGTGACTGTCACCGGATTTTTTGTTATCTTCGCAAGCTTCTTTCATTACTAATCATCCCTATATAAAAAATAATTACAATAGTTATATCAAGAACTAAATAACAAAATATTAATATATTATTATAAACTGTCTAAATGTACGGCGAATACCCTTATTATCTCAAATATAAACAATTTTAATAAATTACTATATCATCTATGGTCATATTTGGTGTTTGTCTACCGTTCCAGCTATTGAGCCGTAATTGTCCGGCGACATCTACTATTTTTCCTTGCGAGGAAAGTAAAGCATCGCCAAGATCGCTGCCAACACAACGGAAAGCTATCGCAGATAATCGTTTATTACTTATCTTATCAAGAAACATGGTTTTTACGTGTTTTTCGCCAACAATATCTGACTTGAAATTGGTTACTTGTCTTATGCCTATACGAACTTGTGGATTCGCTTGACCAAACGGTGCTAGATGCTCAAGATTTTCTAGCAGATCAACAGTTACGCCACTAATATCAACTATACCATCAAGCGT from Rickettsiales bacterium includes these protein-coding regions:
- a CDS encoding PAS domain-containing protein, giving the protein MKEACEDNKKSGDSHVCLHHRCHEDLMEYWNKLRGNRQFPAENEIEPSDIADIWDYCFLISLDDVVKRIGYRYSYMGKELVDAFGDDPNNPDMALRLLSTTKVPSLKKIEEVLDKKQPVIDEGEFVNAHKMEVRYRTCIVPLGYEDGQVAHLFGVMRWKAY